In the genome of Eulemur rufifrons isolate Redbay chromosome 27, OSU_ERuf_1, whole genome shotgun sequence, one region contains:
- the LAMC2 gene encoding laminin subunit gamma-2 has translation MPAPWLGCCLCLALLLPAARATAGTEACDCNGKSRKCIFDQELHRQTGKGLRCLDCDDNTAGIHCERCKEGFYRHRERDRCLPCNCNSKGSLSARCDNSGRCSCKPGVTGDRCDRCLPGFHMLTDAGCARDQRLRDSKCDCDPAGIAGPCDSGRCVCKPAVTGERCDRCRPGYYHLDGRNPEGCTQCFCYGHSATCHSSADYSVHKVTSTFHQDVDGWKAVHRNGSPAKLQWSPRHRDVFSSARRSDPVYFVAPAKFLGNQQVSYGQSLSFDYRVDRGGRHPSAHDVILEGAGLRITAPLMPLGKTLPCGITKTYTFRLNEHPSSKWSPQLSYFEYRRLLRNLTALRIRATYGEYSTGYIDNVTLISARPVSGAPAPWVEHCVCPAGYKGQFCQDCASGYKRDSARLGPFGTCIPCNCQGGGACDPDTGDCYSGDENPDVECADCPIGFYNDPHDPRSCKPCPCHNGFSCSVMPETEEVVCNNCPPGVTGARCELCADGYFGDPFGERGPVRPCQPCQCNNNVDPGASGNCDRLTGRCLKCIHNTAGVYCDQCKAGYFGDPLAPNPADKCRACNCNPVGSEPVECRSDGSCVCKPGFGGLNCEHAALSSCPACYNQVKIRMDQFVQQLQSLEALVSKAQAGGGAIPNTELEGRMQQAEQALRDILREAQISEGASRSLGLQLAKMRNQENSYRNRLDDLKMTVERVRALGSQYQNRVQDTRRLISQMRVSMAESEASLKNTNIPPSEHYAGPNGFKSLAQEATRLADSHVEAASNMERLARETEDYSKQALSLASKARSEGGGSGSLDSAVAQGLVGKLEKTKSLAQQLSREATQTDIEADRSYRHSLRLLDSVSQLQGVNDQSFQVEAKRIKQKADSLSSLVTRHMDEFKRVHSNLGEWEEETQQLLLNGKNGRQKSDQLLSRANLAKSRAQEALSMGNATFYEVESILKNLREFDLQVGDRKAEAEEAMKRLSYISQKVKDASDKTQQAETALGSAAADAQRAEKAAREALGISSEIEQEIGSLNLEANVTADGALAMEKGLATLKSEMREVEGELARKELEFDMDMDAVQMVITEAQRVDARAKNAGVTIQDTLNTLDGILHLMDKPGNVDEEGLILLEQNLFRAKTQINSQLRPLMSELEERARRQRGHLRLLETNIDGILADVKNLENIRDNLPPGCYNTQALEQQ, from the exons CCTGTGATTGCAATGGGAAGTCCAGGAAATGCATCTTCGATCAGGAGCTTCACAGACAGACGGGCAAGGGACTCCGCTGCCTGGACTGCGATGACAACACTGCCGGCATTCACTGCGAGAGGTGCAAGGAAGGGTTTTACCGGCACAGAGAACGAGATCGCTGTTTGCCCTGTAACTGCAACTCCAAAG GTTCCCTCAGTGCTCGATGTGACAACTCTGGACGGTGCAGCTGTAAACCGGGTGTGACAGGAGACAGATGTGACCGCTGTCTGCCGGGCTTCCACATGCTCACAGATGCTGGGTGCGCCCGAGACCAGAGACTACG AGACTCCAAGTGTGACTGTGACCCAGCTGGCATCGCGGGGCCCTGTGACTCAGGCCGCTGTGTCTGCAAGCCAGCTGTCACTGGAGAACGCTGTGACAG GTGTCGCCCCGGCTACTATCACCTGGACGGGAGGAACCCTGAGGGCTGCACCCAGTGCTTCTGCTACGGGCATTCAGCCACCTGCCACAGCTCCGCGGACTACAGCGTCCACAAGGTCACCTCCACCTTCCATCAAG ATGTTGACGGCTGGAAGGCCGTCCACAGAAATGGGTCTCCTGCAAAGCTCCAGTGGTCGCCGCGCCATCGGGACGTGTTTAGCTCAGCCCGACGATCCGACCCTGTCTATTTCGTGGCTCCTG ccaaatttctTGGGAATCAACAGGTGAGCTATGGGCAAAGCCTGTCGTTTGACTACCGCGTGGACAGAGGAGGCAGACACCCGTCTGCCCACGATGTGATCCTGGAAGGTGCTGGTCTACGGATCACGGCTCCCTTGATGCCACTTGGCAAGACGCTGCCTTGTGGGATCACCAAGACTTACACGTTCAG GTTAAATGAGCATCCAAGCAGTAAGTGGAGCCCCCAGCTGAGTTATTTTGAGTATCGGAGGTTACTGCGGAACCTCACAGCCCTCCGGATTCGAGCTACGTATGGAGAATACA GTACTGGGTACATTGACAACGTGACCCTGATCTCAGCCCGCCCTGTCTCTGGAGCCCCAGCACCCTGGGTTGAGCACTGTGTATGTCCCGCTGGGTACaagggccagttctgccaggacTGTGCTTCTGGCTACAAAAGAGATTCAGCCAGACTGGGGCCTTTTGGCACCTGTATTCCATGTAACTGCCAAGGGGGAGGCGCCTGTGACCCAGACACAG GAGACTGCTACTCAGGGGATGAGAATCCTGACGTTGAGTGTGCCGACTGCCCCATTGGCTTCTACAATGACCCACACGACCCCCGCAGCTGCAAGCCGTGCCCCTGTCACAACGGGTTCAGCTGCTCGGTGATGCCCGAGACAGAGGAGGTGGTGTGCAATAACTGCCCCCCCGGGGTCACCG GTGCCCGCTGTGAGCTCTGCGCGGATGGCTACTTTGGGGACCCCTTCGGGGAACGTGGCCCAGTGAGGCCTTGTCAGCCCTGTCAGTGCAACAACAACGTGGACCCCGGTGCCTCCGGGAACTGTGACCGGCTGACGGGCAGGTGTCTGAAGTGCATCCACAACACGGCCGGCGTCTACTGCGACCAGTGCAAAGCAGGCTACTTCGGGGACCCACTGGCTCCCAACCCAGCGGACAAGTGTCGAG CTTGCAACTGCAACCCCGTGGGCTCAGAGCCTGTAGAGTGTCGAAGTGATGGCAGCTGTGTTTGCAAGCCAGGCTTTGGTGGCCTCAACTGTGAGCATGCAGCGTTGAGCAGCTGTCCAGCGTGCTATAATCAAGTGAAGATTCGG ATGGATCAGTTCGTGCAGCAGCTTCAGAGCCTGGAGGCCCTGGTTTCGAAGGCTCAGGCCGGTGGTGGAGCAATACCCAACACGGAGCTGGAAGGCAGGATGCAGCAGGCTGAGCAGGCCCTCCGGGACATCCTGAGAGAAGCCCAGATTTCAGAAG GAGCTAGTAGATCCCTCGGTCTCCAGTTGGCCAAGATGAGGAACCAAGAGAACAGCTATCGGAACCGCCTGGATGACCTCAAGATGACTGTGGAAAGAGTTCGGGCCCTGGGAAGTCAGTATCAGAACCGAGTTCAGGACACACGCAGGCTCATCTCTCAGATGCGAGTGAGCATGGCGGAAAGTGAAGCTTCCTTGAAAAACACG AACATTCCTCCCTCAGAGCACTACGCGGGGCCTAATGGCTTTAAAAGTCTGGCTCAGGAGGCCACAAGATTGGCAGACAG TCATGTTGAGGCAGCCAGTAACATGGAGCGACTGGCAAGGGAAACTGAGGACTACTCCAAACAAGCACTCTCACTGGCAAGCAAGGCTCGGAGTGAAGGAGGCGGAAGCGGCAGCCTAGATAGCGCTGTGGCGCAAGGGCTTGTGGGAAA ATTGGAGAAAACCAAGTCCCTGGCCCAGCAGCTGTCAAGGGAGGCCACTCAAACTGACATTGAAGCCGATAGGTCTTATCGACATAGCCTCCGCCTCCTGGATTCAGTGTCTCAGCTTCAGGGAGTCAACGACCAGTCCTTTCAG GTGGAAGCAAAGAGGATCAAACAAAAAGCTGATTCTCTCTCAAGCCTGGTGACCAGGCATATGGATGAGTTCAAGCGTGTGCACAGCAATCTGGGAGAGTGGGAAGAAGAAACCCAGCAGCTCTTACTGAATGGAAAGAATGGGAGACAG AAATCAGATCAGCTGCTTTCCCGGGCCAATCTTGCTAAAAGCAGAGCACAAGAAGCATTGAGTATGGGCAATGCCACCTTTTATGAAGTTGAGAGCATCCTAAAGAATCTCAGAG AGTTTGACCTGCAGGTTGGAGACAGAAAAGCAGAAGCTGAAGAGGCCATGAAGAGACTCTCGTACATCAGCCAAAAGGTTAAAGACGCCAGTGACAAGACCCAGCAAGCGGAAACAGCCCTGGGCAGTGCTGCTGCCGACGCCCAGCGGGCAGAGAAGGCGGCAAGGGAGGCCCTGGGCATCTCCAGCGAGATCGAGCAG GAGATAGGGAGTCTGAACTTGGAAGCCAATGTGACAGCAGATGGGGCCTTGGCCATGGAAAAGGGACTGGCCACTCTGAAGAGCGAGATGAGGGAAGTGGAAGGAGAGCTGGCGCGGAAGGAGCTGGAGTTTGACATGGACATGGACGCAGTGCAGATG GTGATTACCGAAGCCCAGAGAGTCGATGCGAGAGCCAAGAATGCTGGAGTTACAATCCAAGACACACTCAACACATTGGATGGCATCCTCCACCTGATGG ACAAGCCTGGCAATGTGGATGAAGAGGGGCTGATCTTACTGGAGCAAAACCTTTTCCGAGCCAAGACGCAGATCAACAGCCAACTGCGGCCCTTGATGTCCGAGCTGGAAGAGAGGGCGCGCCGGCAAAGGGGCCATCTCCGTTTGCTGGAAACAAACATAGATGGGATTCTGGCTGACGTGAAGAACCTGGAGAATATTAGGGACAACCTGCCCCCAGGATGCTACAATACTCAGGCTCTTGAGCAACAGTGA